In the genome of Phycodurus eques isolate BA_2022a chromosome 11, UOR_Pequ_1.1, whole genome shotgun sequence, the window CTCAGAATGTGGTACACAGACTCCCTCGAGTGGCacacgaaagaatcactgccaaagtatagttcagttgtatttaacttttgttgtacaattcatttgtatttaatcctGTAGAACTGAACGTTTTAAAACTTAAATTTaggtgcaatttttatttaacttttgtgtgcAATACTTGTAACCGAATCGAATAGGACAGTTTATTTTATATGCTCTATTGAAGaacaatgttaatgttcaaactaaacTAGATAAGTAGATGTGCGGCTGTACAATTCCAAATGCAATGTAATACAACTTACTGCGATACGATATACAGCATCGAGAGGAAATCGAGTCCACAGGTTACTTGGGTAAATAAAGTTGTCCACAAATTGGGTTTATTGTAAGGACTATTGGTGGTCGGAAGTGAATCttcaaaaacaaagataatccaTGTAGTCATATTTTAGTTCACAGTTGTTTGGTGGGCATAAATAAATAGGTTGTATAGTTCCCAGTTTCTATGAATGCACCAACAGGTTGTGCCCACCAGGGGGCGCAAACGTTCCAGAATCCTTGAGGCGGACCAGCCCCAGATCGTCAAAACGAAACAGGTGCTCCCGAGCCATCCCCGAGTGGAGAAGGTGGCGCTTTCCTCCGACATCGTGACGACTTCCGCGCAGGAGGGAGGACCGAGTGAGTGATCCGAGCACCGCCACCACTACCGCcgcagagggagagagagagcgagagatggCGGAGTGCGGCCGGAAGGCGCTGTCCCTCCTGGAGGCGGCCCGCTCCCGATACGAGAGCCTGCAGATATCCGACGACGTGTTCGGCGAGTCCGGGGACGACAGCAGCGACAACCCGTTCTACAGCACCTCCGGGGACTCGGACTCGGACGACTACATCGCCGAGGTGGGCGAGGAGCAACAGCACCACCACCGccgtcatcatcatcctcaccaCTACCAACACCACCAGCACCAGCACCACCAGAGACGGGCCGACAGGGAGAGCTCACACGGCGGCGGAGGAAGCCCCGGTCCGCCCGGTGCTCTGTCCCGCAGCCAAGCCGAGGAGGAAGGCTGGAAGGAGACCGTGCAGGACGTCACGGTGCCGCCGTTTAAAGGCTCCTACGGTGAGGCGTGATGAAAGAAGGTCACTTGTCACTCACAACACTATCACGTTTTATGACGGCCCATGCAGCAACAACGATGGCAACTCGAGCTCATTTTACATGATGTGGGTGCGTGGGGGGCGCAGGATGACGCTGCAGCATTAATTGCTGTGTTCATGCCTTCGACGCTAATGTTGtttcatgcatgcatgcatgcatgctgtGTGGCCTCCCCTGCCACATGCAGTCATGCAACATTGCATTAGATATAATTTTCAGTTAGTAGACAAAATATTCGGGGATCCAATACCATATTAAAAACGACCTTCAATTTAACAGTATGTTACCCCCCcccagtgatggtgtgaatgtaagcATGAATGTTTGTGAGTTTCAATGTACGCGTCTCAATGTACGCCTTGCgactgaccagttcagggtgtagttagccttttgcctgaaggcagctgggatagtcgCCTATTATTGTAGTAGTTTGTAGTGGTGTAGTATAGCGCTGCGTAATAGTGAGAGGTGTCTTTAATATTTTGACTGGACTAATAAACATTGACAAATTAATATAGGCGTGATCTGACAGAGCATCCTGACTTGTACATTTCATATAAAATGCAAACCAGCTATGCACACGCCTGAATTGTAAGGCACCAACGTGGATTTTGTCTTCATCTGATGTATTTTTCTCATTGTGCACTGCGGGCAGCACAGagtcctagtggttagcatgtctggctCATATTTCTGacgttcagggttcaaatcgcTCTGCTCTGGttttctccagcttcctcccacaatccaaaaacatacacattcggttcattgaagactgtaaattatCTATTGGTCTGATTGTGAGCAcggattgttgtttgtttagtatatgtgccctgcgattggtcggcgaccagttcaaggtgtacccaacctctcacccaaagtcagctgcaatAGGCTCCTTCTCAGCCGCCACCCTAATTAGGacgcgctatagaaaatggacgctTTGTGCATTGCGTGCCATTATTTTATTACTCAAAGTGCAGTGTCAGGGAATCGGTGAGTGAAGTTCAGTGCAGCACACCGCAATTGGTATAAATGACTACTTGTTGACACATTGCGCCATTGGCCACCGCGTGGAGCActtcagagagaaaaaaacgcaGCAATCGTATCTTCCCGGTATACACTAGGATGgaggtaattgtttttgttgtgcagAGCACGATATAAATTGATTTGGACCATGCTCTCATTCCGTGCGACAGCGGTACTTGAAATCCCAACATGGACCTAAAATGGCGTCCCTTTCTCTAATTTTGAACACTTAATGACATCAAAGAAGCTATTGTTAAAGTAGCCACAACACAAGAGCAACTCCACTCCAATCGCGCTTGTGTATTGGAGTGCAGAGAAGAATCTTGAAGATATTCTGTGGGATACATTGTCAGGGGTGAGACTTTGAGGCATGCataaatttagagtcttcaattatcctaACATgcatttggaatgtgggaggaagtccgAGTGGCCGGAGACAACCTACgcaaacacggggagaacatgctaaagggatttgaacccagatctcccgactgtgaagcagacttgctaaccattaTATTGCCGTCGTTCCAGAGGTcaggcaaaatacatttaaattgttaacaggattatgcaaaaactataaaaccagttatttcaaaatttaaaacattgggTGTTTGGATTGGGGCAAGGAGTCAACATTTTGGTGTGCGATTccattgtaaaaatatatagcGCTAGCGGAATTGGTGCTTTATTGCTGTCGATTACAGAAATTCGCCTCTTTAATACCCAAATTTCAAGCGGCTTAATGGGTTTTTCTGTGAAGTCTGAAATCAATCAAGAATAACGTTCAATCACTACTTTCTTGGTGCTTACATGCACACATTTTAATAAGATTCAGCCCTATGCAGGAGGTGTTCGAGTTGGTGTTGATCTGATTTAGGATCGTTTTGCTTTGGAGGAGGTCTGTGCGCTACTACTCTAGTTGTTGTAGCACTTGATCACACTGAAGAAAGTCCAATTAAAGTCATGGATCTTGGTCGTCATCTGCTTCTTTAAAGGCACATTAATGAGATCAATACTAcagtgcttgcttcaagatgtttgtcactcccagttgaagacGACTGTAAAACTAACGCattaaacaaaagagaattaaacgtaTATTTgagcaccaaaatgttcaaccaaaccagtAATGAAAGTCTACTAGCTTAATGGTAACAGATAATGCAAAACCCAATGAATGGGCCAGCATAGAAGAATCGGATGGACGAAATTAACATagattacagtaattataaaccttgaaCAAACTGCTACtgtaacacacacagagcggCATCACATCcaacaaaattaaatttaaacatgctatatttgaacaccaaatgttcaaccaaaccagtAATGAAAGTcgactagcttaatgctaacagataATGCAAAACGCAATGAATGTGCCAACATAGAAATatgggctaacagaaattagcatagtTTATAGTAATTCTAAACACTCAACAAACGGCTATTCTACCACACACGGAGCGGCATCACGTACAACACGATTAaagttaaacattgtatatttgaaCACCAAATGTTCAACCGAACCACAAATGAAAGTcttctagcttaatgctaacagataATGTGAAACGCAAAGAATGGGCCAACATAGAAAAATGGGCTAATAGAAATTAGCTTAGCTTACAGTAATTCTAAACACTCAACAAACTGCTACTCTAACACACTGAGCGGCATCACatacaacaacattttattttaacgaatatttgaacaccaactgTTCAATCAAAGCAGACATTGCAATATTGCTTACATTCACTCTGCTTtatcttcttctcttctcttaaTTACACTGCATCTACATCTAGAGAGCACAGTGCAGCCTGACACGTTGTGGCCCAAGGTGGTACTGCACGGAAGGCACACAACTCTCCATTTGGAGTTGCTCGTATACTGTAATTAGCCGTACAAAAGCGATCGACTCAAAATCAGCAATATAGTTGAGGGTTCACCGTAATATTCAAAGTCTGCAATTGATTAGCGACTAGTCCCAAAGTCACCAAGGTTAGGGTCAAGCTCGCCTGGTagtgacccgaatgaggacagatgctaagaaaatggatggatgaatgggtatTCAAAGTTTTTTCAAGATGCTTTGCATCCTACTCCTGTTTGGTTGGTGGAGACATAGCAGGTGTGTCGTGTTTGTGCAGCATTGTTGTGTATTTGCACAACCGCTGCGAGTGCGGTCAGCCGGCCGGATGATCAGCTGGCTGCAGGCACAATCATagccaacattccaaaaacctcaAATGGACAAGGTGTGTCCTTATTGCTCTTCAGTGTGATGTTTCTTTATGAGTTTCTCCTGCAGTTGAAGTGAGACAGGACAAGGTATTAACTGTTGTGGGAGTGCATCCcgcattgtctttttttgtcagcTGACTGGCATTTAAGTGACGGCCAAGCGCCGTGTACATTAATCATCGGCTGCCGTCAAAAATCCAGAAATCAAGTCGGCCTCGCTGTAAAATACCATCTGGTTCCCACTCGACTTGGAAATTGTAGTTTGAAAGCGTCGgaattttgtgtgcgtgcatgttgtTGAATTACTCCAGGTCAAGTTTTTCTTATCTTCATCTCGGGGTTGTTCGAGGGTGAAGCAGGAGGGCCAAGATTACAAAGTGATGTAACCGCTTAATCGGGATGTTGTAGTAGTAGGGGATTTAAAACACTGATTATTCATTCGCTTTTAAGAGCTTAACCCCGGCCTCCTCCGTATGCTGTGTTTTAATGGTCGTCTATGTGTTATGCAATGCGACGGAAATATACAtaacagaaaatgaatgttattgttttattacaaaTGATACCTTACAAAGAGTACATTTCATACAAGCAGAAAATCTCTTCGGAGCttatttgtccatatgtgcccagcgactggctggcaaccagtccacggTGTGCCCCAGATCTCACCCAGATGTTAGAAtacgctcaaagtcagctgggatcggcacCAGTGCTGCCCCGTACCGTCAacatgttcaacaaaacaatcaagttcccATAATGTCAGCTAAATGGTACTTTGTGTGTAGTTCAGGTGTCCAACCAGATTGTGGGAAATTAACCCGTTAATCCGCTGATCGAAGTACTTTGTTTCTGTTGAGGCAGGGCCATATAGTCTAGACATAAAGTGCTCTGTCAGGGCTGCGTAAGGATAAATCCACAGGGAGCAAAATACATATTTGCTCAGCACCACATGAAATAATTTCATTATCTTCCTCTGCTTCTGGTGCTCTGGATTCTCTCCTGCCaggaggaagaaaggaaggtTGGTGAGTCACAGCCCAAGGAATGATTCCTTTTGGCTGAATCCTACTTCCAAGTTTTCAAGTCTAATGGAATGCAAACGCAGATGCGTTCGGAGCCATCGGCTGAGTGGGCGATCTCATTCTCCACGCGCGTGCCGGTCTGCTGCTCTCCCACGTGTTACTTTGTACCACCCGAGCTGCTCCCTTTATCTTTAATTCGGCAGCCTCTTACTAGTTTGTTAGCCGTATCCACTGAACGATACATGATGGAGTGTGTGTGAGCACAGAGATAATAACGTTGTGCCAAGCACTGACTGCGTCATAAACATGTCGATTACATTCTGAAATAATGAAGGAACAAATCCTAACGCCAGGTTTAGTGATTTTCACTGGAGTTGGAAACTTTCTATGGGATGTTATGGGGGGTAAACGGGAATAAACCAAGAATGAAAAATTCAAAAGTGATGGTTAGCTTTTAATAGGAATTTTAGAATAATGTTGAGCATAATCCTGAGTAGGCATGGGGCAGTTACCGGTTTCAAGGTTTACCATGGTTTGAAAAAGTCACAGTTGCAAAACTGTCCATTACTGgtatgagctttttttttttttttttttttttttcttgacatgaCCCCTCCCCTCTCTTGCACCAAAAGTCAGTGAGACCTACGACTTTTTCGCTTGTCAAAAAAGTCATCTCTTTTGGGAATTTTTCGGGTCCCGTGAAAAATATGATGTCACAATTACAAGAGTGCCGCCCCTAGGACAAATTCAATCGAATTAACCTCaattctgaaaactttccaatGTTGAATATTTCCAAAGTGTCTCATCTTAatttcccatttaaaaaaattaccaagCAGTTCCCACCCCTTTGCAGCCTTACTTGTCATTCGTTACAGCATAGTGACACTTCGCAAGTGCAGCGACGGCACACTGTGACATGACGGCGGCTGTCATCTTGAAATAAATTGCCCTCACAGCCCCGAGCTTGCTGTCTTTGCATTGTGTTAATGGCTGGCTTATCACGGAGGTGCTGCACTCCAACGTTCTAAAGTAACGTTTCCCTATGTGTTTGTGATCTGCTGTCTCAAAACGCTTCTGCCTTTGAGACTTCCTtctctccattgtcgtattccAGGCCCCGCTCAGAAGATGCCGGCGACCGCCAGCGCTCTCGACTTCTTCCAGCTCTTCGTCCCGGACAACTGCATCCAAAACATGGTGACGCAAACCAACATGTACGCCAAGAAGTTTCAGGAGCGCTTCGGCTCGGACGAGGGCTGGCGTCCCGTCACGGCCCAGGAGATGAAGGCCTTCGTGGGCTTCGTCACGTCCACCAGCGTTCACCACTGCGAGTCGGTGCTCAGCATCTGGAGCTCGGGCTTTTTCAGCAACCGCAGCATCGCGCTAAAAATGAGCCAGGCGCGCTTCGAGAAGATCCTCAAGTACTTCCACATTGTGGCCTTCAGGCCGTCGCAGGGAAGCAACCAGGGCCTGTACAAGATCCAGCCCTTCCTGGACTCGCTGCAGCAGGCTTTTAGCTGCACGTTCAGGCCTTCGCAGACCCAGGTGGGTGCACACGAGTCGTCTACATacgaatacatttattttctgtagcgctGTTTCTTCATTAGTGTTGTCATTCTTTATTCGGGCTCTAGTTTTCTAGAATGCCTCACTTGTGGAAATTAGAATGAATGTGAacctgtacatcgagcaagaatgggaaagaattccacctacaaagcttcaacaattagtgtcctcagttcccaaacgtttattgaatgttgttcaaagaaaaggtgatgtaac includes:
- the pgbd5 gene encoding piggyBac transposable element-derived protein 5, which codes for MAECGRKALSLLEAARSRYESLQISDDVFGESGDDSSDNPFYSTSGDSDSDDYIAEVGEEQQHHHRRHHHPHHYQHHQHQHHQRRADRESSHGGGGSPGPPGALSRSQAEEEGWKETVQDVTVPPFKGSYGPAQKMPATASALDFFQLFVPDNCIQNMVTQTNMYAKKFQERFGSDEGWRPVTAQEMKAFVGFVTSTSVHHCESVLSIWSSGFFSNRSIALKMSQARFEKILKYFHIVAFRPSQGSNQGLYKIQPFLDSLQQAFSCTFRPSQTQVLHEPLIDEDPVFISTCTEREQRKRKKRKFSLWVRQCTATGFICQISVHLKEGQGADGLAALKYKPQLHSLVAKQLCQNISGKNTIVFTGPSITSLSLFTEFSKQDIYCCGLLSTRKSDCTGLPQSMLVCSSTPAQRGQWRVMMQGSMSLISWYNKGHFRFLTNAYSPTKQGLIIKRKSGEVPCPLAVEAFAAHLSYICKYDDKFSKYFIFHKPNKTWQQVFWLSISIAINNAYVLYKMSDAYAVKRYSRAQFGERLVKELLDVDDECSPTP